A stretch of Besnoitia besnoiti strain Bb-Ger1 chromosome III, whole genome shotgun sequence DNA encodes these proteins:
- a CDS encoding hypothetical protein (encoded by transcript BESB_043110), which translates to MGQGSSKKDNVGAHLREQARFVKRMQEYLKRLDKLFAEWEKVHRGLTRASDSFFVSGCQYRDSIVAITHQMQIFEKARADLHPQIVAVGRTAEELLRKAKNLEKLVDDRDKLSRKVTTQSQRLEKLKTKNSMRPDPKTENDIQKVEERLNNAISQYKLKELETQFETNNAMNTKYLDAMTLVSRSVLIAIKFLRLTTPEMLKAEAVLSAAATSSFPCGPIPVASDSAPQSETRLSPARALTTAQSSPAQVGPGPGVGAEWGSRGQSAGSQGNVLSGSSYAHTRAAEPPSGAPERAASGPNYPENASSPPESKNPFEGEVYEAEA; encoded by the exons ATGGGGCAGGGAAGCTCGAAGAAGGACAATGTCGGCGCGCACCTGCGAGAGCAGGCGAGGTTCGtgaagcgcatgcaggagTACCTTAAGAGGCTTGATAAGCTCTTTGCGG AATGGGAGAAAGTCCACCGGGGCCTTACCCGCGCGTCAGATTCTTTCTTTGTCTCGGGCTGCCAGTACCGCGATAGCATCGTGGCCATCACGCACCAAATG CAAATCttcgagaaggcgcgggcggatCTG CATCCGCAGATTGTGGCTGTCGGGCGGACTGCCGAGGAGCTTTTAAGAAAGGCCAAGAACCTCGAG AAACTCGTTGACGACCGAGACAAGCTCTCTCGAAAAGTGACGACGCAGTCTCAG AGGCTCGAAAAGTTGAAAACGAAAAACTCTATGCGCCCAGACCcgaaaacagaaaacgaCATCCAGAAG GTGGAGGAGAGGCTGAACAACGCGATCAGCCAGTACAAGCTGAAGGAGCTCGAGACTCA GTTCGAGACCAACAACGCCATGAACACCAAGTACCTCGACGCTATGACTTTGGTCAGCCGA AGCGTGCTGATCGCTATCAAATTTCTTCGTTTGACAACTCCTGAGATGttgaaggcggaggcggttctgagcgcagcggcgacgtctTCGTTCCCGTGCGGGCCCATTCCGGTCGCTTCCGACTCCGCTCCTCAATCAGAGACGCGGCTCTCACCGGCCCGGGCCCTCACGACCGCCCAgagctcgccggcgcaggtGGGCCCTGGGCCCGGCGTGGGGGCCGAGTGGGGAAGTCGCGGGCAGTCTGCGGGCTCGCAGGGGAATGTTTTGTCTGGCAGCAGCTACGCtcacacgcgcgcggcagagcccCCGAGCGGCGCTCCGGAGCGCGCTGCCTCGGGGCCCAATTACCCCGAGAACGCGTCCTCCCCTCCAGAGTCGAAAAACCCTTTCGAGGGGGAGGTGTATGAGGCGGAGGCGTAG
- a CDS encoding hypothetical protein (encoded by transcript BESB_043120), with protein sequence MEPHGPAESSPYSSASPSLSSDVLVVGTGVSACLCAAALARRGARVVQIDSSGNYGGAYQTLRLSELLAWASEREEVGECPERGEGAIDQVPTEQLHLLLAKCAEDNALSLSCHRRQRAAARPSAAASEAKNDSTSDATSSGSCQRPDSDEATTDLYLSPTHFRPGGSAAWDSGVFRSRHASFFPFARHTECSVGRGAPDQASASAGPREPASPQRTAAGGTCEDAPGAPGACAEAEREADWQQREKEALLRPAISNGFGIDLLPRILYSSSPIVNILVECGAARYLEFRPLEAPVFVADLEIGPELFRWNFQTSEAGDADAEGSHERAALSPVERNGKRLRELPQSSHVAGGAQRAEEEDQAGYRAETAKGRRTEDAHSNGARAGPSGQLYEDAKSNRALTLRVESGWGNTQKEKSTLSLEAVPLNRSAIFGSSVLTLPEKRSLMKFVSGVASRFLSPQFLSAARCWGRRHASKGDGAQTAGRGTETGSGLSGNGERSEGEAASWEAFLGEHGLTERLQRYLTFGVCLSEFPMCGVSGANRAALLESPLEDSASAHRIDTRRTADACETLVWPATDGQKRLELFVQSLGVYGRQGASDSAWLYPLFGTSDLPQAFARVASLSEAVYMLRAGIQDIRVELGAAREPPAARDLAVAGACGAAGASASLNLAGEDFPCLWKAARHAGKEVTVRLTNGENVRTRLILFEPESLPSLATPVWRADGGACPGPELACDAGRDRDGWRGPRRESQPDLGQMLFEDASSLREDLPPREAIPSAAPPSGAQGACTGEAGRFPEGPGQGEEQAGGSRARFGEEAAAGEVAKGSEASLSSCHLIAICRKPVLDGNGFRMCVCTVRAEGGESQGRYLAEKARLAASAGRSNHEPRAHPRWAAARWPVHVLQTDASCATAPRDYTVLHLVHLGYPGVGPCEHCCLAGNRDAAASEGLQKGLVLERQMGTPQESGAHQRPGGERAGVATTRRQSGAAPCSVLREVLRSLLERPEGGCAARDCLFSCSFVFGPGRAEGRRQHRCVEQTRRRFEGFLRGLREEAAGDTSELACLDQRPSNHIEGSPNGAETRKTGQEDPAGAAAGEAGEGEAVKKAGDEKEEAWEARTEGGGGTGEASEPHGRRRDDGKGEEGEQAHDARGALGRDRFSGNGCGFMLLPSAPVTPFFSLLREPVACRDVLTSLLSRPEPLAVDEMVPKHAMQGLQDVEERQRLLNAPYEQLDKLGLTADSEVLSMPSFSHM encoded by the coding sequence ATGGAGCCTCACGGGCCCGCCGAGTCTTCTCCTtattcttctgcttctccttctctctcttcggaCGTGCTGGTGGTGGGAACGGGGGTTTCCgcttgcctctgcgcggcagctctggcacgccgcggagcgcgcgtTGTGCAGATTGATAGCTCGGGAAACTACGGAGGGGCCTACCAGACGCTCAGGCTCTCGGAGTTGCTTGCCTGGGCGtctgagagagaggaggtgGGAGAATGTCCAGAACGAGGAGAAGGGGCAATTGACCAAGTGCCCACCGAGCAGCTGCATCTGCTTCTAGCGAAATGCGCAGAAGACAACGCGCTGAGTCTATCGTGTCACAGACggcagagagccgcagcgagaccctcggcggccgccagcgaggcaaAAAACGACTCAACGAGTGACGCGACCTCCTCAGGCAGCTGCCAGCGTCCCGATTCAGACGAAGCGACGACGGACCTATACTTGTCTCCTACACACTTCAGACCGGGAGGGAGTGCGGCGTGGGACTCTGGAGTTTTTCGCTCTCGCCACGCGTCTTTCTTTCCGTTTGCAAGGCACACAGAGTGTTCTGTTGGCAGAGGCGCACCTGATCAAGCATCCGCTTCGGCGGGTCCTCGCGAGCCTGCGAGCCCACAGAGGACTGCTGCTGGAGGCACCTGCGAGGACGCACCTGGGGCGCCCGGGGCTTGTGCAGAGGCGGAACGAGAAGCCGATTGGCAACAGCGAGAAAAGGAGGCTCTTCTTCGGCCCGCGATAAGCAACGGCTTCGGGATCGATCTGCTCCCTCGGATTCTCTACAGCAGCAGTCCAATCGTTAATATCCTCGTCGAGTGCGGTGCGGCGCGCTACCTCGAATTTCGGCCTCTGGAGGCGCCGGTGTTCGTGGCCGACCTCGAGATAGGCCCGGAGCTTTTCCGATGGAACTTTCAGACCAGCGAGGCAGGGGATGCCGATGCGGAGGGTTCGCACGAGCGAGCAGCCCTCTCGCCGGTGGAGAGGAACGGCAAGCGCCTCAGGGAGCTTCCGCAGTCTTCTCACGTCGCTGGAggggcgcagcgcgcagaggaggaagatcAGGCAGGCTATCGAGCGGAGACCGCGAAAGGGAGAAGAACAGAGGACGCACACTCGAACGGGGCCCGCGCAGGCCCTTCTGGCCAGCTGTATGAGGACGCAAAATCGAACCGTGCGCTCACGCTGCGCGTGGAAAGCGGGTGGGGAAACACCCAGAAAGAGAAATCCACCTTGTCGTTGGAGGCTGTCCCGCTGAACCGCAGCGCAATATTCGGAAGTTCGGTTTTGACGCTGCCCGAGAAGCGTTCGCTGATGAAGTTCGTGTCTGGCGTCGCTTCCCGGTTTTTGAGTCCGCAgttcctctctgcggcccGCTGCTGGGGCAGGAGACATGCATCGAAAGGAGACGGAGCCCAGACAGCTGGGCGCGGCACAGAGACGGGGTCGGGACTTAGCGGCAACGGGgagcgcagcgagggcgaagccgccTCGTGGGAAGCGTTTCTAGGTGAGCACGGTTTAACGGAGCGTCTTCAGCGCTACCTGAccttcggcgtctgcctctcggAGTTTCCCATGTGTGGCGTCTCAGGAGCCaaccgcgcggcgcttctcgagTCGCCTCTGGAGGACAGCGCTTCTGCTCATCGGATCGACACGCGGAGGACTGCTGACGCCTGCGAGACGCTAGTCTGGCCCGCAACGGACGGCCAGAAACGCCTCGAGCTGTTTGTGCAGAGTCTGGGCGTGTACGGGCGCCAAGGGGCCTCAGACAGCGCGTGGCTCTATCCTCTGTTTGGGACCTCCGACCTGCCACAGGCGTTTGCACGCGTGGCCTCGCTGAGTGAAGCTGTCTACATGCTTCGCGCAGGCATCCAGGATATCCGCGTAGAGctgggggcggcgcgcgagccgcccgccgcgcgagatCTGGCCGTGGCAGGTGCCTGCGGAGCAGCGGGCGCGAGTGCCTCGCTGAATCTTGCCGGAGAGGACTTTCCTTGCCTTTGGAAAGCTGCGAGACACGCGGGAAAAGAGGTCACGGTGCGACTCACGAATGGAGAGAACGTACGAACGCGCCTGATTCTCTTTGAACCAGAGAGCCTTCCGTCGTTGGCCACGCCAGTGTGGAGAGCAGACGGTGGCGCGTGCCCAGGGCCGGAGCTCGCTtgcgacgcaggccgcgaccgcgacggtTGGCGGGGGCCGAGACGCGAGTCGCAGCCAGATCTTGGGCAGATGCTGTTTGAGGACGCAAGTTCCTTGCGGGAGGACCTTCCTCCGCGAGAGGCGAtcccttccgccgcgccgccttctggcGCCCAAGGCGCGTGCACAGGAGAGGCCGGGCGGTTTCCGGAAGGCCCTGGGCAGGGCGAGGAGCAGGCGGGTGGTTCGCGCGCGAGGTTtggcgaagaagccgcggcaggcgaggtgGCGAAGGGGAGCGAGGCGTCGTTGTCTTCGTGCCACCTCATCGCCATCTGCCGCAAGCCGGTCCTGGACGGAAACGGCTTccgcatgtgtgtgtgtactgtgcgcgcagagggcggggaGTCGCAAGGCAGATATCtagcggagaaggcgcgcctcgcggcgagtGCCGGGCGGAGCAACCACGAGCCTCGTGCGCATCCGCGTTGGGCTGCAGCCCGGTGGCCTGTCCACGTCCTCCAGACGGACGCCTCGTGTgccacggcgccgcgagactACACCGTGCTGCACCTCGTTCACCTGGGCTACCCCGGCGTCGGCCCGTGTGAGCACTGCTGTCTCGCCGGCaaccgcgacgccgcagcgagcgagggcCTTCAAAAAGGTCTCGTCTTGGAGCGTCAAATGGGGACCCCTCAGGAGAGTGGCGCACACCAGCGCCCGGGGGGGGAGCGCGCCGGAGTCGCGACCACGAGACGGCagtccggcgccgccccctgcaGCGTTCTGAGAGAAGTGCTGCGGTCGCTGCTCGAGAGGCCAGAGGGCGGGTGCGCAGCGCGGGACTGTTTGTTCTCGTGCTCGTTCGTCTTTGGCCCCGGCCGGGCGGAAGGGCGTCGCCAGCACCGCTGCGTTGAGCAGACCAGGCGACGCTTTGAAGGCTTCCTGCGCGGActccgcgaggaggctgctggCGACACAAGCGAACTCGCGTGCCTTGACCAGCGGCCGTCCAACCACATCGAAGGGTCTCCAAATGGGGCGGAGACCCGCAAAACGGGGCAGGAGGAccctgccggcgcagcggctggagAAGCGGGTGAGGGTGAAGCGGTGAAGAAGGCTGGTGatgagaaggaggaggcgtggGAAGCGCGGACGGAGGGTGGCGGTGGGACTGGCGAGGCTTCTGAGCCGCatgggcggaggcgggacgATGGGAAGGGTGAGGAAGGGGAGCAAGCTCACGACGCAAGAGGAGCGCTCGGGAGGGACAGGTTCAGCGGGAATGGCTGCGGCTTCATGCTCCTTCCGTCAGCCCCGGTGAcgccgtttttctctctaCTCAGGGAGCCTGTCGCGTGCCGTGATGTCCTCACGTCGCTTCTGTCTAGGCCTGAGCCGCTGGCAGTCGACGAGATGGTGCCCAAGCACGCCATGCAGGGGCTGCAGGACGTGGAGGAGCGGCAAAGGCTGCTCAACGCGCCGTACGAGCAACTCGATAAACTCGGCCTGACAGCCGACAGCGAGGTGCTGTCGATGCCATCTTTCTCCCACATGTAG
- a CDS encoding hypothetical protein (encoded by transcript BESB_043130) translates to METAVLAPGVSMTKTGASTTEVERVKILRPQRVSGTFSLYGPLSVVQYTTSFQIGDIPEIWFDAVSREATAFRGSWQILLSRSDSVDELMKALGISMLKRRVMATYSSITDMELIKNDEKYPVIKITTHLPLNNVKQSVVAFDNTWAEQTDSDTGTWRTWSVWINGRAIQRREGPLGTMFDVRVIFPSDPLSTDGKPNGQEASGPLMLFKWTFIPTGKQPITAMRWMKKL, encoded by the exons ATGGAAACTGCAGTGCTTGCTCCCGGGGTCTCCATGACGAAGACAGGCGCCAGCACAACCGAAGTGGAGAGGGTAAAAATCTTACGACCACAGCGTGTCTCCGGCACAT TCTCTTTGTACGGCCCCCTTTCAGTTGTGCAGTATACGACTTCTTTCCAAATAG GTGACATTCCGGAAATCTGGTTCGACGCAGTGAGCCGAGAGGCTACGGCGTTCCGAGGCAGTTGGCAGATTCTGTTGAGCCGGTCAGACTCAGTTGACGAACTCATGAAGGCGCTGGGAATCAGCATGCTGAAGCGACGAGTGATGGCGACGTACAGCAGCATCACAGACATGGAGCTCATCAAGAACGACGAGAAATATCCGGTGATCAAGATTACCACCCACCTTCCTTTGAACAATGTGAAGCAGTCTGTCGTCGCTTTCGACAACACCTGGGCCGAGCAGACG GATTCTGATACCGGTACGTGGCGCACGTGGAGCGTCTGGATCAACGGGAGGGCCATCCAAAGGCGAGAGGGGCCCCTCGGCACCATGTTCGACGTCAGGGTGATTTTCCCTTCGGACCCTCTGTCTACTGACGGAAAGCCCAACGGTCAGGAAGCATCTGGCCCTCTGATGCTCTTCAAG TGGACATTTATCCCGACTGGGAAGCAGCCAATCACCGCCATGCGTTGGATGAAGAAGTTGTAA